Within Limisalsivibrio acetivorans, the genomic segment AAGCTCGAGAAGCTCTTCGTCATCCACCATATCTACCTTATTCATGAATACGATGATGCAGGGCACGCCTACCTGACGAGCGAGCAGGATGTGCTCACGGGTCTGGGGCATGGGACCGTCTGCGGAGCTTACAACAAGGATTGCTCCATCCATCTGTGCTGCACCGGTGATCATGTTCTTTACATAGTCTGCGTGTCCGGGGCAGTCTACGTGTGCATAGTGACGGTTTGCACTCTCGTACTCTACGTGTGCGGTGGCGATTGTAATTCCACGCTCACGCTCCTCAGGGGCCTTGTCAATGTTGCCGTAATCAACAAATGACGCACCGCCGGACTGAGCAAGAACGTTTGTTATTGCTGCTGTAAGCGTTGTCTTACCATGGTCTACGTGACCAATCGTTCCCACGTTGACGTGGGGCTTTGAACGGGTAAACTTCTCTTTGGCCATTCTGGTATTCCTCCTGAGTGATGAAAAGCCCACGAGCGGACTTGAACCGCTGACCTCGTCCTTACCAAGGACGCGCTCTAACCGCCTGAGCCACGTGGGCAAAAACGCAAAAAAAGGGGCAAACTGGTATGGGTTTGCCGCCTCGTTAATTTTCAAAAGCGGGCAACGGGATTCGAACCCGCGACCCTCAGCTTGGAAGGCTGATGCTCTAGCCAACTGAGCTACACCCGCATTTGTTAAAAGAAGCATTATATATGGGGAGAGGAGGATTCGAACCTCCGAAGTCTAACGACAACAGGTTTACAGCCTGCCCCCTTTGGCCGCTTGGGTATCTCCCCTTAAATATTTTTAACTGTAGAACCAGAACAACAACAGCTTCCGCCGACACATGTACCAGCGAAGTAGGGCCTCTTAGCCGTTCTTTATAACGCCGGGCCCGAAGACCCGGCTATAAGCTGGTGATAGGAATTGAACCCACAACCTACTGATTACAAGTCAGTTGCTCTACCAATTGAGCTACACCAGCGTCTTGAGCGAGTAGCGATAGTATACAAGAGACCATCAATTGTCAAGCACTTTTTGTCAAGAACTGTTTAAGTGCCCTAAGTCACCTGTAGACTTTGCTTTTCCCTCAATCGGGAGCGAAATAATAACTAAGGATCATGGATTTGTCAATCAACAAATTTGCTTGTGCTGTAAACTCTGCCCCTGTCATTAATATAGTACTCACCGCCGTAGGGATCGGCGGGTATTTCATCAATAAGTCCAGCTTTTTTCAGCTCCAAAAGCCTTTCGGGGAAACTACCGTTTCTCTCTCTATATATATGTGCTTTCTTCTCAAGTGTAACGGCTCTGTCAAGAGCAGTAAGCCTTTTCATGTAGTATCTTCGCACGGACTCGTTCGATGTTCTGTCGAGCATCTCAGAAATCATACCCATCGCCATCTGATGAGAACCGGAGTCATACGCAAGGCGGGAGGCAAGGGTTGCATAATGGGGAGGGGCTCCGGGAAGCTTTGCCGCTTCACCTATATATTTAGCCGCTTCTAGGTTGTTACCGAGGAAATAGTAATGTATGAATCCAAGATTGAACAGGATACGCTTGTTTGAAGGGAGCTTCTCTGCGCCTTTCTCCAATACAGCCACCGCCTCTTCGTATCTCTTTGCCTCCCAGGCGAGCATGGAGGAGGCGAAGTAGTAGACATCGAAAAAGTAAGGGTCTATCTCCAGTGAAGCATTAATAAGATGGCCGTAGTAGTCCCAGTCACTTTCGGTGAGCGTCTCTTTCCGGCCGATCTTACCCCCCACATAGAAAACGGCATCGAGCATCTTGGAATCCGCCGCCAGTCCTCTGAAATCAAGGGATAAAAGGCTGATAAGCTTTCCGCTCATTCCATGGGCACCCCGCTCAATGTCTCCACCCGTGAGTTCAACGCTTGCCTGGGTAAGCCAGATATGGACGGGTATGAGGAGTACGATAAGGCCATAGCGGATAATGCTCATGGAAACTCCCTTCTATCGAAGATTATTCCGGCAATGATAAGCATGATAATGGTGTAGACTGCGCCGTAGGAGAACATCAGGGTAAGCTCTCCGGCTGGGGGCATAATCCCGTTTGCCGCCCTCACCTTAATGTCAAATACGGAGAAGTTCGGCATAATATATTTAGCCACATCCATCGTAACGCTCACAGTACCAGCCGTTTTCTCCGCAATGGAGGGTATGGAGATATACTGCACCACCTCGGCGATGGACTGCCCTGTTATATAGACCAGTATGGAAAATATCAGGGCAGTGAAGGCGTTCGTTACGAAGGAGCTGAAGAATATAATCACACCGTTCAGCATCCCGGCCTTCACAAAATCTGCCAATACTGCCGTAAAATAAGCTGTCCATGAAAAGCTTCTGAAGTACTGTGCACTCTGCATCTTCAGCGCGATGAGCGGTATCAGCGTCATAACAAACAGAAGAGCATAGGCGCAGGCGAGGATAAACATAAGGCCTATAAACTTGCCGTATATATAATGACTACGCTTGAGGGGTCTAGCGAGGACGAAATAGATAGTACGTCTGTCCAGATCCTTAGAGATAAGATTAACCGATATGG encodes:
- a CDS encoding ABC transporter permease: MWAVARITFLEGLRNRVLHSIFVFALIIMFMSIVFTNFFMQDLGKVAADFNLSAISLAGLLICFSISVNLISKDLDRRTIYFVLARPLKRSHYIYGKFIGLMFILACAYALLFVMTLIPLIALKMQSAQYFRSFSWTAYFTAVLADFVKAGMLNGVIIFFSSFVTNAFTALIFSILVYITGQSIAEVVQYISIPSIAEKTAGTVSVTMDVAKYIMPNFSVFDIKVRAANGIMPPAGELTLMFSYGAVYTIIMLIIAGIIFDRREFP
- a CDS encoding tetratricopeptide repeat protein: MSIIRYGLIVLLIPVHIWLTQASVELTGGDIERGAHGMSGKLISLLSLDFRGLAADSKMLDAVFYVGGKIGRKETLTESDWDYYGHLINASLEIDPYFFDVYYFASSMLAWEAKRYEEAVAVLEKGAEKLPSNKRILFNLGFIHYYFLGNNLEAAKYIGEAAKLPGAPPHYATLASRLAYDSGSHQMAMGMISEMLDRTSNESVRRYYMKRLTALDRAVTLEKKAHIYRERNGSFPERLLELKKAGLIDEIPADPYGGEYYINDRGRVYSTSKFVD